One Roseimaritima multifibrata DNA window includes the following coding sequences:
- a CDS encoding PVC-type heme-binding CxxCH protein yields the protein MRMVTHWKLFLLLATLANPLSAADETSENCCGKENLAFQKPVRAKSYQNGRDPKFLTDGRLDTRWCASGAQRNEWVEVDFEKPVDLQAIRLHWENRTGAAYQYRVEVSKDGQDWQEIVDASKHKKPNGVADHDVDANGVQFLRVHFLDGPAGQWGSLWELEASAGPVADLPVLKEPRKPAPPAASVADVKVAAGFDVSIFAAPPKVSYPVCLTTSANGEVFVGVDEQGSLGKDSGGGRVLRCRDTDGDGVADEINTFAEMEHPRGLVYDNGSLWVLHPPFLTVYHDTDGDGTSDSSDRLITGISTDEVNRRGADHTTNGIRMGIDGWIYIAVGDFGFTKAVAKDGTTLSRRGGGVVRIRPDGSGMEIFAWGLRNILDVSIDPLMNLFTRDNTNDGGGWDVRVSHIMQTANYGYPSLYINFTEEAMPPLGDYGGGSGCGTMFFQDARWPVGHNDLLLTCDWGRSKVYSHNLAAQGATFGPQQDTFASLPRPTDIDVDPSGRMYISSWKNGGYSFSDSNVGFVAQLVPTGYQPVAMPDVHALSAAELIGHLDHPSAAWRFTAQREWLRRAENDQAAMLPGLVALATNEQATLYGQVAAVMTLGQLEPAIAQPHLLPLLKLDVLRAAVVRALTDRQPSASLAPVEPILAALRDADPQVQAAAIVAIGRIYEFASPERKQSLTPLWQQASKRLLELTDEDESQQAAEAGDWRAARPERVLPHLAAAALVRLQAVDVCLEGLDGPYHDGALWALRGMHKAEVVDGLFAHLSQTSDLQKRRDAWTALIRLYHEEGPFEKGWWGTRPDTTGPYYSRQTWQQSKRIEDAIREALASAPQSMVDHLQEQLKRHLVVLDSVGENVQEMREEEQAIKLPPVDPNDPNQIGNQAYADVLKKTLAVQGDAAAGKVFFTTQSCINCHTFANGQQPKGPHLVDIGKRYSKTELIESIVQPSKKLAQGFDTWAFLLTDGSLQTGFVVLESAETVTIRQDNGVSVEILQDDIEERIKRELSMMPKGIVDNLTPKQLADLVAYLQSLR from the coding sequence ATGCGAATGGTTACCCATTGGAAGCTATTTCTACTTCTTGCCACGCTGGCCAATCCGCTTTCGGCGGCCGATGAAACCAGCGAGAATTGTTGCGGCAAGGAGAATCTGGCTTTCCAGAAACCGGTTCGTGCCAAAAGTTATCAGAATGGTCGAGACCCAAAATTCCTGACCGATGGACGCCTCGATACGCGTTGGTGTGCTTCGGGAGCGCAGCGTAATGAATGGGTCGAAGTCGATTTTGAAAAACCGGTTGATCTGCAAGCCATTCGGTTGCACTGGGAAAATCGGACGGGAGCCGCCTATCAGTATCGAGTCGAAGTTTCCAAAGATGGCCAGGATTGGCAAGAGATCGTCGATGCGTCAAAGCACAAAAAGCCAAACGGGGTTGCAGACCATGACGTCGACGCGAACGGCGTTCAGTTTTTACGAGTCCACTTTTTAGACGGGCCCGCAGGGCAGTGGGGGTCGCTGTGGGAATTAGAGGCTTCCGCGGGACCGGTAGCGGACCTGCCTGTATTAAAGGAACCTCGGAAGCCTGCGCCGCCTGCCGCCTCGGTGGCCGATGTCAAAGTCGCCGCAGGATTTGATGTCTCCATTTTTGCGGCTCCCCCGAAGGTCAGCTATCCCGTCTGTTTGACCACCTCTGCAAATGGCGAGGTCTTTGTCGGCGTCGATGAGCAGGGATCGCTTGGCAAAGACAGTGGCGGCGGCCGAGTGTTGCGGTGCCGTGATACCGATGGAGATGGCGTTGCCGACGAAATCAACACGTTTGCTGAAATGGAGCATCCGCGAGGCTTGGTTTATGACAATGGTTCGCTGTGGGTTCTGCATCCTCCCTTTCTGACCGTCTATCACGATACCGACGGCGATGGAACGTCCGATTCAAGTGACCGTTTGATCACCGGGATCAGCACCGACGAAGTGAACCGCCGAGGTGCCGATCATACGACCAATGGCATCCGGATGGGCATCGATGGTTGGATCTATATCGCGGTAGGAGATTTTGGATTTACCAAAGCCGTCGCGAAAGATGGAACCACGCTCAGTCGGCGCGGTGGTGGGGTCGTCCGTATTCGCCCCGATGGTTCGGGGATGGAAATTTTCGCTTGGGGGCTGCGAAATATCTTGGATGTTTCGATCGATCCTCTGATGAACCTGTTCACCCGTGATAACACAAATGATGGTGGCGGCTGGGATGTGCGTGTTTCTCATATCATGCAGACAGCGAACTACGGCTATCCGTCGCTTTACATAAACTTCACCGAAGAAGCGATGCCGCCGCTGGGCGACTACGGCGGTGGAAGCGGTTGCGGGACGATGTTCTTTCAGGATGCTCGTTGGCCTGTAGGGCACAATGATCTATTGCTGACCTGCGACTGGGGGCGGAGCAAAGTCTACTCGCATAACCTTGCGGCTCAGGGGGCAACGTTTGGGCCTCAGCAAGACACGTTTGCAAGCCTTCCGCGGCCGACCGACATCGACGTCGATCCGTCTGGCCGGATGTACATTAGCAGTTGGAAGAATGGTGGTTACAGTTTTAGTGATTCAAACGTCGGCTTTGTGGCTCAGCTGGTGCCAACCGGTTACCAGCCGGTTGCCATGCCGGACGTCCACGCGTTGTCGGCTGCCGAATTGATTGGCCATCTTGATCATCCCAGTGCTGCGTGGCGTTTTACCGCTCAGCGAGAATGGTTGCGCCGCGCTGAAAACGATCAAGCGGCGATGCTTCCCGGGCTGGTCGCGTTGGCAACTAACGAGCAAGCGACTTTATACGGGCAAGTCGCTGCAGTGATGACGCTGGGGCAGTTGGAACCTGCGATTGCTCAGCCCCATTTATTGCCGCTTTTGAAGTTGGACGTTTTACGGGCAGCGGTCGTTCGTGCCTTAACCGACCGTCAACCGTCTGCATCGTTAGCTCCCGTTGAACCGATCTTGGCCGCGCTAAGGGATGCCGATCCTCAAGTCCAGGCAGCCGCGATCGTCGCCATCGGTCGAATCTATGAATTCGCCAGTCCTGAGCGGAAACAGTCGCTGACGCCGCTCTGGCAACAGGCTTCTAAGCGTCTGTTGGAATTAACCGACGAAGACGAATCGCAGCAGGCCGCCGAAGCAGGTGATTGGCGCGCCGCACGGCCCGAGCGTGTGCTGCCTCACTTGGCGGCCGCCGCATTGGTGCGACTGCAAGCGGTGGATGTTTGCCTGGAAGGGCTAGACGGTCCGTACCACGATGGGGCGTTATGGGCGCTGCGAGGAATGCACAAGGCCGAAGTGGTGGACGGTTTATTTGCGCATCTAAGTCAGACTTCCGATCTGCAGAAACGAAGGGATGCATGGACGGCTTTGATCCGTTTGTATCATGAAGAAGGGCCTTTTGAAAAAGGCTGGTGGGGAACACGGCCCGATACGACGGGACCGTACTACTCGCGGCAAACATGGCAGCAATCCAAGCGGATTGAAGATGCTATTCGAGAAGCCTTGGCATCGGCGCCCCAGTCGATGGTCGATCATCTGCAGGAACAATTGAAGCGGCATCTTGTCGTGCTAGATTCGGTAGGTGAAAACGTGCAGGAGATGCGGGAAGAAGAACAGGCGATCAAGTTGCCTCCGGTCGACCCAAATGATCCAAATCAAATTGGGAACCAAGCCTATGCCGATGTCCTGAAGAAAACGTTGGCAGTGCAGGGTGATGCCGCGGCAGGGAAAGTCTTCTTTACGACTCAGTCCTGTATCAATTGCCATACGTTTGCCAATGGTCAACAGCCGAAGGGCCCGCACTTGGTCGATATCGGCAAGCGATACAGCAAAACCGAATTGATCGAATCCATCGTCCAGCCGAGCAAGAAGCTGGCTCAAGGTTTTGATACCTGGGCATTCCTGTTGACCGACGGAAGTTTGCAGACCGGTTTTGTTGTCTTAGAGAGTGCCGAAACGGTTACCATCCGTCAGGACAATGGCGTTTCTGTGGAAATATTGCAAGACGATATTGAAGAGCGAATCAAGCGTGAGCTTTCGATGATGCCGAAGGGGATTGTTGATAATTTGACGCCTAAGCAGTTGGCTGATTTGGTTGCCTATTTGCAGTCGCTTAGGTAG
- the modA gene encoding molybdate ABC transporter substrate-binding protein, with amino-acid sequence METSLLPILSPSTHSAAWGAILPLVFSLLGCGSNSAPIAHRASPETSTLTIAAASNLRFALEELNARFCEANPDCRLQMHYGSSGHLFAQLIQQAPFDLFLSADTRYPQQLVQRGAAAPADYFEYAEGTLIAWVPSTSELSLQTAGLTALKSPKVVRLGIANPRLAPYGTAAQQSLQNAGLWEDLMPRIVYGENITQVAHFIETGTVDAAILAGSLTRSGRRNHRGQEWAIPTDQYDPIRQAGVITKHSEQPLLAARFRDWLLSAEGQAVLQQQGYASPKVKP; translated from the coding sequence ATGGAAACCAGCCTGTTGCCAATCCTTTCACCATCGACACATTCCGCCGCCTGGGGAGCAATCCTGCCCCTTGTATTCAGTTTATTAGGCTGCGGATCTAATTCAGCCCCGATAGCGCACAGGGCGTCTCCAGAAACTTCAACGCTGACGATCGCCGCGGCCAGCAATCTTCGCTTCGCTCTTGAAGAACTGAACGCTCGGTTTTGCGAAGCGAATCCGGACTGTCGCTTACAAATGCACTACGGATCATCCGGGCACTTATTTGCTCAGCTAATACAGCAGGCCCCCTTTGACCTATTCCTGTCAGCCGACACCCGCTATCCCCAGCAGCTTGTCCAGCGCGGGGCCGCGGCCCCGGCAGACTACTTTGAATATGCCGAAGGAACGCTGATCGCTTGGGTCCCTTCCACATCCGAACTCTCTTTGCAGACCGCTGGACTTACGGCACTGAAATCTCCCAAAGTCGTCCGCCTGGGTATCGCCAATCCCCGCCTAGCTCCGTATGGAACGGCAGCCCAGCAGTCGCTACAAAATGCGGGACTATGGGAAGACCTTATGCCGAGAATCGTTTATGGGGAAAACATCACTCAAGTGGCGCACTTCATTGAAACAGGAACCGTCGATGCAGCGATTCTTGCAGGATCGCTAACTCGATCCGGTCGACGGAACCACAGGGGACAAGAGTGGGCGATCCCAACGGATCAATACGATCCGATCCGACAGGCAGGCGTGATCACGAAGCACAGTGAGCAACCGTTGCTTGCCGCCCGCTTCCGTGACTGGCTGTTAAGTGCTGAAGGACAGGCCGTCCTTCAACAACAAGGCTACGCTTCCCCAAAAGTAAAACCGTAA
- the modB gene encoding molybdate ABC transporter permease subunit, with product MDWLAIGLTLKLAFFTTLILLVGGLPIGYWLATTRSRFRLLIEALVTLPLVLPPTVLGFYLLTASGSQSWAGQLFESLTGSKIAFTFAGILAGSVIVNLPFAVRPFTAAFANLDRQLLEASWCLGESKWNTLRRIGLPLCWPGILAGIVLTFAHTVGEFGVVLMIGGNLPGVTRTLSISIYDDVQALDYAAAGRTSLLLLSSAIVAILIAHSLSPRGAMRQGGPR from the coding sequence ATGGATTGGTTAGCGATTGGGCTGACGCTGAAGCTTGCCTTCTTCACCACACTGATCCTATTGGTCGGTGGGTTGCCGATCGGGTATTGGCTGGCCACGACGCGTTCCCGTTTCCGTCTACTTATCGAAGCCCTGGTGACCCTTCCCCTGGTGCTCCCACCAACGGTGCTTGGATTTTATCTACTGACGGCAAGCGGTTCCCAAAGCTGGGCTGGGCAGCTATTTGAATCACTGACCGGTTCAAAGATCGCGTTCACTTTTGCCGGCATCTTGGCTGGATCTGTCATTGTGAATTTACCGTTTGCGGTCCGTCCGTTTACGGCCGCGTTCGCCAACCTGGATCGGCAGTTACTGGAAGCTTCTTGGTGCCTTGGAGAATCGAAGTGGAATACACTGCGGCGGATTGGGTTGCCACTCTGCTGGCCGGGGATCCTCGCCGGGATCGTTCTTACCTTTGCCCACACGGTCGGTGAATTCGGAGTGGTATTGATGATTGGCGGGAACCTTCCAGGCGTCACTCGCACGCTATCGATTTCGATCTATGACGATGTCCAAGCTCTTGATTATGCCGCGGCCGGACGAACGTCTTTGCTTCTGTTGTCGAGTGCCATTGTGGCCATCCTGATTGCACACAGCCTTTCGCCGCGCGGAGCGATGCGGCAGGGAGGCCCGCGATGA
- a CDS encoding ABC transporter ATP-binding protein — MSQYLDAEFEHRFDGGAHIQASFKMRSDRFSIGVLFGPSGAGKSTVLRCIAGLNRPQQGHIQFAGEPWFDAKQGIHLSPQKRDIGYCFQQGALFPHLNVANNIGYAIGYPKKDSKATLSEMLERFELTGLEKRFPHELSGGQQQRTALARALARRPRLMLLDEPLAALDSNLRIALRGRLREWLRQFDIPVLLVTHDRTDAIALADKIMVLTPEGIEQSGTIDEVFSKPRNAAVAQMVGTETILRGTVIQSQQGITTVRIGATEIQAGTAENFAKGQSVYACIQGENVTLLHHPVPTPSSRNQFAVKVTAVIPEGPLLRIRLDGGFELTALITKAAAEGLTIQAGQSLTAMIKATAIHLVAT; from the coding sequence ATGAGCCAATACCTAGACGCGGAATTCGAGCATCGGTTTGATGGCGGCGCCCACATACAGGCCTCGTTCAAAATGCGATCCGATCGGTTCTCGATTGGCGTCCTGTTTGGCCCTTCCGGCGCAGGCAAGTCAACCGTCCTACGGTGCATTGCAGGATTAAATCGTCCCCAACAAGGACACATTCAATTTGCGGGTGAACCTTGGTTCGACGCCAAGCAGGGCATCCATCTTTCGCCTCAAAAGCGAGACATCGGGTATTGCTTTCAACAAGGAGCACTCTTCCCGCACCTAAATGTTGCAAACAATATCGGTTATGCGATTGGGTATCCCAAGAAGGATTCGAAGGCAACGCTATCCGAAATGCTGGAACGATTTGAACTGACAGGACTTGAAAAACGATTTCCTCACGAGCTTTCCGGCGGCCAACAACAGCGAACCGCCCTGGCCCGAGCGCTTGCACGTCGCCCCCGACTGATGCTTCTGGACGAACCGCTGGCGGCGCTGGACAGCAACCTGCGAATCGCACTCCGTGGCCGACTCCGCGAATGGCTCCGGCAATTTGATATTCCGGTCCTACTGGTCACACATGACCGAACCGATGCGATTGCGCTGGCGGACAAGATCATGGTCCTCACCCCAGAGGGCATCGAACAATCGGGGACCATTGACGAGGTCTTTTCCAAGCCTCGAAATGCAGCCGTCGCCCAAATGGTTGGAACCGAAACTATTTTGCGAGGAACCGTTATCCAATCACAGCAAGGGATCACCACCGTCCGGATTGGGGCGACCGAAATTCAGGCAGGGACCGCAGAAAATTTCGCTAAAGGACAGTCAGTCTACGCCTGCATTCAAGGTGAAAATGTAACCCTATTACATCACCCGGTTCCGACGCCCAGCAGCCGCAATCAGTTTGCAGTCAAAGTAACCGCAGTGATTCCGGAAGGGCCGCTACTTCGCATCCGTTTAGACGGCGGCTTTGAGTTGACGGCGTTGATCACAAAAGCGGCCGCCGAAGGATTAACGATCCAAGCGGGACAATCCTTAACGGCCATGATCAAAGCGACCGCGATTCATTTGGTGGCGACATGA
- a CDS encoding AMP-binding protein produces the protein MNISIETLVASGLTAAQAEDWFPKLQQLSNIDDEALRWQRISAQLLTPSIPFAVHELLYQQNYAQHREQHLPCPAWIPTQEEAEVTHLWKWMKSLNLSAYEDLHRWSVQHPEEFASRIADALPVQFRTPPDRFCDTSAGVENTQWFAGATLNIVESCFQADETATAIISGDPDNHLEQRTYGELKSLTARVANGLTERGVVPGDRVAIAMPMTADAVAVFLGIIAAGCSAVTIADSFSANEMAIRLECTQAKFIFIQDEILRGGKAYPLFAKITDQQNVNAIVFRGSSRRDIAIRNQDLEWDDFLSDDAVLRSVACQPSDETTILFSSGTTGSPKAIPWDHVTPIKSASDAYFHHDVRVGDVLCWPTNLGWMMGPWLVYAALINKATIAISSSVPTGRTFCEFVEKSAVTMLGLVPSLVSQWRKQDHTKDLNWNAIRLFSSTGECSNANDMLWLMSRAGYRPVVEYCGGTETGGSYITGTLTRPAVPGMFSAKAMGLSWILMDDTFTETTNGEVFFEPPALGLSTRLLNRDHHEAYYAGIPAGPKQQVLRRHGDQIEALPGMYYRAHGRIDDAMNLGGIKVSCVQIEELLVQHTAIRELAAISVPPPGGGPEQLVVYVVLYSEIHLPDLHQQLQQSIKSELNPLFKIQNVALIDLLPRTASNKIMRRNLRDAYLCKQQGQIGS, from the coding sequence ATGAACATTTCTATTGAAACATTGGTGGCCAGTGGCTTAACGGCGGCTCAAGCAGAGGACTGGTTTCCGAAACTTCAGCAGTTGTCGAACATCGATGATGAAGCTTTGCGTTGGCAACGAATAAGCGCTCAACTACTGACGCCATCGATCCCGTTTGCCGTTCATGAATTGCTGTACCAACAGAATTATGCACAGCACCGCGAGCAACACTTGCCGTGTCCGGCGTGGATTCCCACACAAGAAGAAGCCGAGGTGACGCATCTGTGGAAATGGATGAAATCGCTGAACCTGTCGGCTTACGAGGACCTGCACCGTTGGTCGGTCCAGCACCCGGAAGAATTTGCCAGCCGGATTGCCGACGCACTGCCCGTCCAGTTTCGCACTCCTCCTGATCGATTCTGCGATACTTCGGCTGGCGTCGAAAACACGCAGTGGTTTGCAGGAGCAACGTTGAATATCGTTGAAAGCTGCTTTCAGGCAGACGAGACAGCGACGGCAATCATTTCAGGTGATCCGGACAACCATCTGGAACAACGAACCTACGGCGAACTCAAATCGCTGACGGCACGCGTCGCTAATGGACTGACGGAACGGGGAGTGGTTCCCGGAGACCGCGTCGCCATTGCGATGCCCATGACCGCAGACGCGGTGGCCGTATTCCTGGGAATCATCGCGGCGGGTTGTTCGGCGGTAACGATTGCCGACAGCTTTTCCGCAAACGAAATGGCCATCCGGTTAGAGTGCACTCAAGCGAAGTTCATTTTTATCCAAGATGAAATCCTGCGAGGCGGAAAAGCTTATCCGCTTTTTGCAAAGATTACCGATCAGCAAAACGTCAACGCGATCGTGTTTCGTGGGTCATCCCGTCGAGACATTGCGATCCGCAACCAGGACTTGGAATGGGACGATTTTCTTTCGGATGATGCGGTGCTGCGATCGGTTGCTTGCCAGCCCAGCGACGAAACCACCATTCTTTTCTCTTCGGGAACAACGGGCAGCCCCAAAGCGATTCCATGGGACCATGTCACCCCGATCAAATCGGCGAGCGATGCGTACTTCCACCACGATGTGCGTGTCGGCGACGTGCTGTGCTGGCCCACAAACCTTGGCTGGATGATGGGACCGTGGCTGGTCTACGCGGCCTTGATTAACAAAGCCACCATTGCGATTTCGTCTTCCGTTCCAACGGGCCGAACATTCTGTGAATTCGTCGAAAAATCCGCGGTCACGATGCTGGGACTGGTCCCCAGCCTGGTTTCACAGTGGCGCAAACAAGATCACACAAAAGACCTGAACTGGAACGCCATCCGTTTGTTCAGTTCGACCGGTGAATGCTCCAACGCCAATGACATGCTGTGGCTGATGTCTCGCGCTGGTTACCGTCCAGTGGTCGAATATTGCGGCGGTACGGAAACGGGAGGATCCTATATCACCGGAACCCTCACGCGCCCCGCCGTGCCCGGCATGTTTTCGGCGAAAGCTATGGGGCTGTCGTGGATTTTGATGGACGATACTTTTACGGAAACCACCAACGGTGAAGTCTTTTTCGAACCACCGGCTCTTGGCCTGTCAACTCGGTTGCTGAACCGCGATCACCACGAAGCTTACTACGCCGGAATTCCAGCCGGACCGAAGCAACAGGTCCTACGTCGTCACGGCGATCAGATCGAAGCACTGCCGGGAATGTATTATCGAGCTCACGGCCGTATCGATGATGCAATGAATCTAGGTGGTATCAAAGTCAGTTGTGTGCAGATTGAAGAGCTTTTGGTGCAACACACAGCCATCCGTGAACTGGCCGCGATCTCGGTACCGCCCCCAGGCGGTGGCCCAGAACAGCTTGTCGTCTACGTTGTGTTATACTCTGAAATCCATTTGCCGGACCTTCATCAACAGCTGCAGCAGAGCATCAAAAGCGAACTAAACCCACTGTTCAAAATCCAGAACGTGGCGTTGATTGACTTATTGCCGCGGACCGCCTCCAACAAAATCATGCGTCGAAATCTGCGTGACGCGTATCTCTGCAAACAACAAGGACAAATAGGTTCATGA
- a CDS encoding acetyl-CoA C-acetyltransferase has protein sequence MTKVAIVAATRTPIGTFQKAFASIPADQLGAITIAEVLRRGGVTSSQVDEVLMGQVYSTGSGANPARLAAVRAGLGYAVPATTVNMLCGSGLKAVALAAQAIQSGHAKTIIAGGMESMSNAPYVVPNARTGLRMGHQQIVDTLIHDALWDAFYDCHMGSTAEHLASQFDISRTAQDQFALLSQQRYQAAFEAGRFQQEIVPVSVPQRKGEPVVVSQDEHPRSNTQLEKLSGLQPCFQDGGTVTAANASGLNDGAAALLLVSESEVQQQGLKPLAWIRSFCNVGVDPMEMGMGPAVAVTKLLEKESLKLADIDLFEVNEAFAAQALSVGKFLDWDIDRVNVNGGAIALGHPLGASGARVAVTLLHEMQKRQNRLGIAALCIGGGMGIAMLFEAAE, from the coding sequence ATGACCAAAGTTGCCATCGTTGCCGCCACGCGAACTCCGATCGGGACGTTTCAAAAGGCGTTCGCGTCCATTCCCGCCGATCAACTAGGCGCGATCACCATTGCGGAAGTGCTCCGTCGTGGCGGCGTGACATCGTCGCAGGTTGATGAAGTATTGATGGGGCAGGTTTATTCAACCGGTTCCGGCGCGAACCCAGCACGGCTGGCGGCTGTTCGAGCGGGACTGGGCTACGCTGTTCCGGCAACGACGGTCAACATGTTGTGCGGTTCAGGATTAAAAGCGGTCGCCCTCGCAGCCCAAGCGATTCAGTCAGGCCACGCAAAGACGATCATCGCCGGCGGCATGGAAAGCATGAGCAATGCTCCCTATGTCGTGCCGAATGCACGAACAGGATTGCGGATGGGGCATCAGCAAATCGTCGACACTCTGATTCACGACGCACTCTGGGATGCCTTCTACGATTGCCACATGGGATCCACCGCCGAACATCTCGCCTCGCAATTTGACATTTCGCGAACCGCTCAGGATCAGTTTGCACTGCTTAGTCAACAGCGTTACCAAGCGGCGTTTGAAGCGGGAAGGTTCCAACAGGAAATCGTTCCTGTTTCGGTGCCGCAAAGGAAAGGGGAACCGGTCGTGGTATCGCAGGATGAACATCCTCGCAGCAATACACAACTTGAAAAACTGTCCGGTCTTCAACCCTGTTTTCAGGATGGCGGTACGGTGACGGCAGCCAACGCATCGGGGCTGAATGACGGAGCCGCCGCACTGTTACTGGTTAGCGAATCGGAGGTTCAGCAACAGGGCCTAAAACCCTTGGCATGGATTCGGTCGTTCTGCAACGTGGGTGTCGATCCAATGGAAATGGGAATGGGGCCTGCCGTTGCGGTTACGAAACTGCTGGAGAAAGAATCACTAAAACTAGCCGACATCGATCTGTTTGAAGTGAACGAAGCCTTCGCGGCGCAAGCCCTTTCAGTGGGCAAGTTTTTGGATTGGGATATCGATCGCGTTAACGTTAACGGCGGAGCGATTGCACTTGGACATCCCCTGGGAGCCAGTGGAGCTCGCGTGGCAGTGACCTTGCTGCACGAAATGCAGAAACGCCAAAATCGACTTGGAATCGCGGCCCTCTGCATTGGCGGCGGCATGGGGATTGCCATGCTGTTTGAAGCGGCAGAATAA
- a CDS encoding 3-hydroxyacyl-CoA dehydrogenase family protein — MLQNIAILGCGLIGSSWATWFALQGQKTRLYDVDQTACERGVKRAGENLRRLVDLDMLAAEDLQSALQNLQPVKTLQELLSDCDYVQESVREDYDTKAEVYRAIEQHLSPQAIIASSSSGLLMSKMQEVLKHPSRSLIAHPFNPPHLIPLVELVPGKKTSADTVTTVREFFLRFGKRPVVLNKEVPGHIANRLAAAVWREALALLDDDVASLEDIDAALCNGPGLRWALMGQHAIYDLGGGEGGYQAFIDGIGRSFTSYWEDMQTWTRIPESAREKAIAGIEPLRKKCPPEERAQWRDEKLVRLLKLLDE, encoded by the coding sequence GTGCTTCAGAATATTGCGATCCTCGGTTGCGGTCTCATTGGTTCCAGCTGGGCGACGTGGTTTGCCCTCCAAGGCCAGAAAACGCGTCTATACGATGTCGACCAAACCGCTTGCGAGCGAGGTGTTAAACGGGCGGGCGAAAATCTTCGCCGGCTGGTCGACCTGGACATGCTGGCAGCGGAAGACCTGCAGTCGGCTTTACAAAATCTGCAGCCAGTGAAAACGCTGCAAGAATTGTTGTCGGATTGCGACTATGTGCAGGAATCGGTCCGCGAAGACTACGACACAAAGGCGGAGGTCTATCGTGCCATCGAACAACATCTTTCGCCGCAGGCGATCATCGCCAGCAGTTCCTCCGGGCTGTTGATGTCGAAGATGCAGGAAGTTCTAAAACATCCTAGCCGTTCACTGATCGCCCACCCCTTCAATCCGCCGCACCTGATTCCGTTAGTGGAACTTGTGCCTGGTAAAAAAACCAGTGCAGACACCGTCACCACTGTCCGGGAATTTTTCCTACGGTTTGGCAAACGCCCAGTTGTCCTGAACAAGGAAGTTCCCGGACACATTGCCAACCGACTGGCAGCCGCCGTTTGGCGAGAAGCCCTGGCACTCCTGGACGATGACGTGGCCAGCCTGGAAGACATCGACGCCGCTTTATGTAACGGCCCTGGGCTGCGGTGGGCGCTGATGGGACAACATGCGATCTACGATTTAGGTGGCGGTGAGGGAGGCTACCAGGCGTTCATCGATGGCATCGGGCGTTCGTTCACGTCCTACTGGGAGGACATGCAAACGTGGACTCGGATTCCCGAATCGGCTCGCGAAAAAGCGATCGCTGGCATCGAACCGCTGCGAAAAAAGTGCCCTCCGGAAGAACGGGCTCAATGGCGCGACGAGAAACTGGTTCGATTACTGAAACTTCTGGATGAATGA
- a CDS encoding 3-hydroxybutyrate dehydrogenase: MPQHASRTALITGAASGIGADLAKCFYAAGYKLVLTDRNPPDFLDDFSARSDEVHFVQADLSTESGCEQIVQQGLQQFAAIDVLINNAGFQHICPLESFPLDVWHRMFAVMLTAPLRLTQLVWPGMKHKQWGRIVNIGSIHSQVASPHKVGYTSMKHGLIGLTKTAALEGGPEGITVNAICPAYVRTPLVEQQIAAQAETRGIRPDAVESEVFLKSAATGQMIAPQEISSLVLYLCSEHARSVTGANWNIDCGWTAQ; the protein is encoded by the coding sequence ATGCCCCAACACGCTTCACGCACGGCACTGATCACCGGAGCCGCCAGCGGGATCGGCGCCGACCTAGCGAAATGCTTTTACGCTGCGGGCTACAAACTGGTGCTGACCGATCGGAACCCGCCCGATTTCCTGGATGATTTTTCAGCACGATCCGACGAAGTCCATTTTGTTCAGGCCGACTTGTCGACGGAATCGGGATGCGAACAAATTGTGCAGCAGGGTTTGCAACAATTTGCCGCGATTGACGTGTTGATCAACAACGCAGGATTTCAGCACATCTGTCCGCTGGAATCGTTTCCACTTGATGTCTGGCACCGGATGTTCGCGGTCATGCTGACCGCTCCGCTACGATTGACTCAGCTGGTTTGGCCAGGAATGAAGCACAAGCAATGGGGACGGATCGTAAACATCGGTTCGATCCATTCGCAGGTCGCTTCGCCGCACAAAGTCGGCTACACGTCGATGAAACACGGGTTGATCGGATTAACCAAAACCGCCGCTCTGGAAGGCGGTCCAGAGGGAATCACCGTCAACGCAATCTGCCCCGCATACGTGCGAACCCCACTGGTCGAACAGCAAATCGCGGCTCAGGCGGAAACGCGTGGAATTCGTCCCGATGCCGTCGAAAGCGAAGTCTTCCTGAAGTCGGCAGCCACCGGACAGATGATTGCTCCGCAAGAAATATCCAGCCTAGTCTTATACCTCTGCTCCGAACATGCTCGATCCGTCACCGGAGCGAACTGGAACATTGATTGTGGCTGGACGGCACAATAA